The following coding sequences are from one Paraburkholderia caballeronis window:
- a CDS encoding MFS transporter, translating into MNSITDTARGARKRTPLNRSQIAGFWGAWAGWTLDGMDSFIYALVLTPALAELLPRSGYAATASNIGLAGSILFALFLVGWGLSFVWGPLADRFGRTRVLAATIFMFAIFTGLAATSQNVWQLGIYRFLAGVGIGGEWALAGTYVAEAWPEDRRKMGAGYLQTGYYAGFFLAAALNYTVGVHFGWRAMFLTGAVPVVVAILILLRVKETDKWRNAEARVVHTRPLREILGPGYRRRTWVACALLTIAIIGLWAGAVYEPSAVIQLATRAGANKAEAIRSASIATGILSIGTILGCLALPPLAERIGRKWTLAVYFAGMAVSIAASFGWAFYLPNGLVPFVAWLFVLGFFGGNFALFSLWLPEQFETRVRATAFAFCTSFGRFVGAGVNFLLGAAVLRMHTLGVPVALTALAFVIGLLVIPFAPETKGEVLPE; encoded by the coding sequence ATGAATTCGATCACCGATACCGCGCGCGGCGCGCGCAAACGCACGCCGCTGAACCGCTCGCAGATCGCCGGTTTCTGGGGCGCGTGGGCGGGCTGGACGCTCGACGGCATGGACTCGTTCATCTACGCGCTGGTGCTCACGCCGGCGCTCGCCGAACTGCTGCCGAGGTCCGGCTACGCGGCGACCGCGAGCAATATCGGCCTGGCGGGCTCGATCCTGTTCGCGTTGTTCCTCGTCGGCTGGGGGCTGTCGTTCGTCTGGGGGCCGCTCGCGGACCGCTTCGGCCGCACGCGCGTGCTCGCGGCGACGATCTTCATGTTCGCGATCTTCACCGGCCTCGCGGCGACCTCGCAGAACGTGTGGCAGCTCGGCATCTACCGGTTTCTCGCGGGCGTCGGCATCGGCGGCGAATGGGCGCTCGCCGGTACCTACGTCGCGGAGGCGTGGCCCGAGGACCGGCGCAAGATGGGCGCCGGTTATCTGCAAACCGGCTATTACGCGGGCTTTTTTCTCGCGGCCGCGCTGAACTATACGGTCGGCGTGCATTTCGGCTGGCGCGCGATGTTCCTGACCGGCGCGGTGCCGGTCGTCGTCGCGATCCTGATCCTGCTGCGTGTGAAGGAGACCGACAAGTGGCGCAACGCCGAGGCGCGCGTCGTGCATACGCGGCCACTGCGCGAGATTCTCGGCCCGGGTTATCGGCGGCGCACGTGGGTGGCGTGCGCGCTGCTGACGATCGCGATCATCGGGCTGTGGGCGGGCGCGGTGTACGAGCCGTCCGCGGTGATCCAGCTTGCGACGCGCGCCGGCGCGAACAAGGCCGAAGCGATCCGCAGCGCGTCGATCGCGACCGGCATCCTGTCGATCGGCACGATCCTCGGCTGTCTCGCGCTGCCGCCGCTCGCGGAACGGATCGGCCGCAAGTGGACGCTCGCGGTGTATTTCGCGGGGATGGCGGTGTCGATCGCGGCCAGCTTCGGCTGGGCTTTTTATTTGCCGAATGGACTGGTGCCGTTCGTCGCATGGCTGTTCGTGCTCGGCTTCTTCGGCGGCAACTTCGCGCTGTTCAGCCTGTGGCTGCCGGAACAGTTCGAGACGCGCGTGCGCGCGACCGCGTTCGCGTTCTGCACGTCGTTCGGCCGCTTCGTCGGCGCGGGGGTGAACTTCCTGCTCGGCGCGGCGGTGCTGCGCATGCATACGCTCGGCGTGCCGGTCGCGTTGACGGCGCTCGCGTTCGTCATCGGCTTGCTGGTGATTCCGTTCGCGCCGGAAACGAAGGGGGAAGTGCTGCCGGAGTGA
- a CDS encoding arylamine N-acetyltransferase family protein encodes MSDTRLLDRYLSRIGYHGERAATLAALRELHRLHPPAIPFENLDPLAGRPVAIDLDSIAAKLVDRRRGGYCFEHNTLFAHALTQFGFRVTPLAARVLIGGGPDAITPRTHMLLRVDIDGDAWIADVGFGGVTLCAPLALASRDAQPTPHEPARIDEAPDGAYTLSVQMGDAWKPIYRFDLARAESVDYEVANWYTSTSPDVLFTGNLLACRPLPEGRAILFNDRYSECDPQWRRTERTLGSARELETCLRERFGIDTAGFDVDALYARVAGRGASL; translated from the coding sequence ATGTCCGACACCCGCCTCCTCGACCGTTACCTGTCCCGCATCGGCTACCACGGCGAGCGCGCCGCGACGCTCGCCGCGCTGCGCGAACTGCATCGCCTGCATCCGCCCGCGATCCCTTTCGAAAACCTCGATCCGCTCGCGGGCCGCCCGGTGGCGATCGACCTCGATTCGATCGCCGCGAAACTCGTGGACCGCCGGCGCGGCGGCTACTGCTTCGAGCACAACACGCTGTTCGCGCATGCGCTGACGCAGTTCGGTTTTCGCGTGACGCCGCTCGCCGCGCGCGTGCTGATCGGCGGCGGCCCGGACGCGATTACGCCGCGCACGCATATGCTGCTGCGAGTCGATATCGACGGCGACGCGTGGATCGCGGACGTCGGCTTCGGCGGCGTCACGCTGTGCGCGCCGCTGGCGCTCGCCTCGCGCGACGCGCAGCCGACGCCGCACGAACCCGCGCGCATCGACGAAGCACCAGATGGCGCATATACGCTGTCCGTGCAGATGGGCGACGCCTGGAAGCCGATCTATCGCTTCGATCTTGCGCGTGCGGAGTCCGTCGATTACGAAGTCGCGAACTGGTACACGTCCACGTCGCCGGACGTGCTGTTCACCGGCAACCTGCTCGCGTGCCGGCCGTTGCCCGAGGGCCGCGCGATCCTGTTCAACGATCGCTACAGCGAATGCGACCCGCAATGGCGGCGCACCGAGCGCACGCTCGGCAGCGCGCGGGAACTCGAAACGTGTCTGCGCGAACGCTTCGGCATCGATACGGCAGGTTTCGACGTCGATGCGCTTTACGCGCGGGTGGCGGGACGCGGCGCGAGCCTCTGA
- a CDS encoding TfoX/Sxy family protein, with translation MLAAQPDVAGRTLFGCPAWFADGRMFACAYGDGLALKLPAHVAQERLDSHRAQPFQPYGRAAMNGWIVFGVTSASDPDDAARELLAVALDFARTQQPPSKKRGRPR, from the coding sequence GTGCTGGCCGCGCAGCCGGACGTCGCGGGCCGCACGCTGTTCGGTTGTCCCGCGTGGTTCGCGGACGGCCGGATGTTCGCGTGCGCATACGGCGACGGGCTTGCGCTGAAGCTGCCGGCGCACGTTGCGCAGGAGCGGCTGGATTCGCATCGTGCGCAGCCGTTCCAGCCTTACGGCAGGGCCGCGATGAACGGATGGATCGTGTTCGGCGTCACGTCCGCGAGCGATCCCGACGATGCGGCTCGTGAGCTGCTGGCAGTTGCGCTGGACTTCGCGCGCACGCAGCAGCCGCCCTCGAAAAAGCGCGGCCGCCCGCGATGA
- the cydB gene encoding cytochrome d ubiquinol oxidase subunit II, whose product MDVTVIWAAIIALGVFMYVVLDGFDLGIGIVFPFFPDERERDLMMNTVAPVWDGNETWLVLGGAGLFAVFPVVYATVLSALYLPLVFMLMCLIFRGVSFELRAKSNRTKYLWDLAFIGGSTGASFFQGVALGAYLQGIPVENGRFAGDSFGWFTPFTLLTGLGVVATYALLGCCWLVAKTEGDLQRRLHRIVWPLTVVLLGFIAVVSLWTPLQEPDIAGRWFDSGLFWRLAPVPFLVIACAGWMWRAVRNRHHATPFIAALGLVLLGYIGLLVSLWPYAIPQSVTLWEAAAPRSSQIFTLIGAAVILPIIIAYTTMGYWVFRGKVSHADQHYH is encoded by the coding sequence ATGGATGTCACCGTAATCTGGGCTGCGATCATCGCGCTCGGCGTGTTCATGTATGTCGTGCTGGACGGCTTCGACCTCGGCATCGGCATCGTCTTTCCGTTCTTCCCCGACGAGCGCGAGCGCGACCTGATGATGAACACCGTCGCGCCGGTCTGGGACGGCAACGAAACGTGGCTCGTACTCGGCGGCGCGGGACTGTTCGCGGTGTTTCCGGTCGTCTACGCGACCGTGCTGTCCGCGCTGTATCTGCCGCTCGTGTTCATGCTCATGTGCCTGATCTTCCGCGGCGTGTCGTTCGAACTGCGCGCGAAGTCGAACCGCACGAAGTATCTGTGGGACCTCGCGTTCATCGGCGGCTCGACAGGCGCGTCGTTCTTCCAGGGCGTCGCGCTCGGCGCGTATCTGCAAGGCATCCCGGTCGAGAACGGCCGCTTCGCCGGCGACTCGTTCGGCTGGTTCACGCCGTTCACGCTGCTGACGGGCCTAGGCGTCGTCGCGACCTATGCGCTGCTCGGCTGCTGCTGGCTCGTCGCGAAGACCGAAGGCGACCTGCAGCGGCGTCTGCACCGGATCGTGTGGCCGCTGACCGTCGTGCTGCTCGGCTTCATCGCGGTCGTCAGCCTGTGGACGCCGCTGCAGGAGCCGGACATCGCCGGCCGCTGGTTCGATTCGGGCCTGTTCTGGCGGCTCGCGCCGGTGCCGTTCCTCGTGATTGCGTGCGCGGGGTGGATGTGGCGCGCGGTGCGCAACCGTCATCACGCGACGCCGTTCATCGCCGCGCTCGGCCTCGTGCTGCTCGGCTACATCGGACTGCTGGTGAGCCTGTGGCCGTATGCGATTCCGCAAAGCGTCACGTTATGGGAAGCGGCCGCGCCGCGTTCGAGCCAGATCTTCACACTGATCGGCGCAGCGGTTATCCTGCCGATCATCATCGCCTATACGACGATGGGTTACTGGGTATTCCGTGGAAAGGTGAGCCATGCAGACCAACACTACCACTGA
- a CDS encoding cytochrome ubiquinol oxidase subunit I, which translates to METSSLSAFDLARLQFAFTVSFHIVFPALSIGLASFIAVLEGCWLKTGKGWYKDLCLFWSKIFAVAFGMGVVSGVVMSYEFGTNWSGFSAFAGPVTGPLLMYEVMTAFFLEAGFLGIMLFGWNRVSPRAHFGATLMVAIGTLISTFWILASNSWMQTPQGFEIVNGRVVPTDWFKIVFNPSFPYRLAHMAIAAFIVAALVVAGTGAWHLLKGRRDPAVKKMFSMALGLLLVLAPVQAFVGDQHGLNTREYQPAKIAAIEGLWDTEKGGTALNLFGIPDMKAETTRYRVAVPHLGSLILTHSWNGEIRGLKEFPPDERPNSTLVFWSFRVMVGLGLLMIALAVAGWVLRRRGTLYEARWFQRFALAMGPTGFVTLLAGWVTTEAGRQPWVVYGVMRTAQAVSPLSAQQVGVSLMAFVMVYFLVFGTGVYYLLKLMRTGPALPGKTPDGVPPHGAQPMPALPADKTARRPLSAADQLIDA; encoded by the coding sequence ATGGAAACCTCCTCACTCTCGGCCTTCGATCTGGCCCGCCTGCAATTCGCATTCACCGTTTCGTTCCACATCGTCTTCCCCGCGCTGTCGATCGGCCTCGCGAGTTTCATCGCCGTGCTCGAAGGCTGCTGGCTCAAGACCGGCAAGGGCTGGTACAAGGACCTGTGCCTGTTCTGGTCGAAGATCTTCGCCGTCGCGTTCGGCATGGGCGTCGTCTCCGGCGTCGTGATGAGCTACGAGTTCGGCACCAACTGGTCCGGCTTCTCCGCGTTCGCCGGCCCGGTCACCGGCCCGCTGCTGATGTACGAGGTGATGACCGCGTTTTTCCTCGAAGCCGGCTTCCTCGGCATCATGCTGTTCGGCTGGAACCGCGTGAGCCCGCGCGCGCACTTCGGCGCGACGCTGATGGTCGCGATCGGCACGCTGATCTCGACGTTCTGGATCCTCGCGTCGAATAGCTGGATGCAGACGCCGCAGGGCTTCGAGATCGTGAACGGCCGCGTCGTGCCGACCGACTGGTTCAAGATCGTCTTCAATCCGTCGTTCCCGTACCGCCTCGCGCACATGGCGATTGCCGCGTTCATCGTCGCGGCGCTCGTCGTCGCGGGCACCGGCGCGTGGCATCTGCTGAAGGGCCGCCGCGATCCCGCCGTGAAGAAGATGTTCTCGATGGCGCTCGGCCTGCTGCTCGTGCTCGCGCCGGTGCAGGCGTTCGTCGGCGACCAGCACGGGCTGAACACGCGCGAATACCAGCCCGCGAAGATCGCCGCGATCGAAGGGCTGTGGGACACCGAAAAGGGCGGCACCGCGCTGAACCTGTTCGGCATCCCGGACATGAAGGCCGAGACGACCCGCTATCGCGTCGCGGTCCCGCACCTCGGCAGCCTGATCCTCACGCATAGCTGGAACGGCGAGATTCGCGGCCTGAAGGAATTCCCGCCCGACGAACGGCCGAACTCGACGCTCGTGTTCTGGAGCTTCCGCGTGATGGTCGGCCTCGGCCTGCTGATGATCGCGCTCGCGGTCGCCGGCTGGGTGCTGCGCCGGCGCGGCACGCTGTACGAAGCGCGCTGGTTCCAGCGTTTCGCGCTCGCGATGGGGCCGACCGGCTTCGTCACGCTGCTCGCGGGCTGGGTCACGACCGAAGCGGGCCGCCAGCCGTGGGTCGTGTACGGCGTGATGCGGACCGCGCAAGCCGTGTCGCCGCTGTCCGCGCAGCAGGTCGGCGTGTCGCTGATGGCGTTCGTGATGGTCTATTTCCTCGTGTTCGGCACCGGCGTCTATTACCTGCTGAAGCTGATGCGCACCGGCCCCGCGCTGCCGGGCAAGACGCCGGACGGCGTGCCGCCGCACGGCGCGCAGCCGATGCCGGCCCTGCCCGCCGACAAGACCGCGCGCCGTCCGCTGTCCGCCGCCGATCAGTTGATCGACGCCTGA
- a CDS encoding sulfonate ABC transporter substrate-binding protein yields the protein MIPSSRFTLRRAFALAAFLTFAAGAVHAQQPAAHTVRIGYQKAGLLAVLKAQGSLERALSPLGYDVKWFEFPAGPQLLEALNANSIDFGYTGAPPPVFAQAAGIRFVYVGAEPGGRHNEALIVKPDSPVRTLADLRGKRIALQKGSSSNYLLLELVSKAGLRYEDIHPVYLAPADARAAFESGSVDAWVIWDPYYAAAQQALHARTVADYTSLDTAFNFYEATRDFAQQQPAAVNAILAQLRTTGLWVNAHPAETAALLAPKVGLDAALVETWVRRVPYGATTIDDEVIRSQQSVADAFYGAKLIPQKLVVRDVVWHDAENGAKVAGK from the coding sequence ATGATCCCGTCATCCCGATTCACGCTGCGGCGCGCGTTCGCGCTCGCCGCTTTCCTGACGTTCGCGGCCGGCGCTGTGCACGCGCAGCAGCCCGCCGCGCACACGGTCCGAATCGGCTACCAGAAAGCCGGCCTGCTCGCGGTGCTGAAGGCGCAAGGCTCGCTCGAACGCGCGCTGTCGCCGCTCGGCTACGACGTGAAGTGGTTCGAGTTCCCGGCCGGCCCGCAACTGCTCGAAGCGTTGAACGCCAACAGCATCGACTTCGGCTATACCGGCGCGCCGCCGCCGGTGTTCGCGCAAGCCGCGGGCATCCGCTTCGTGTACGTCGGCGCGGAACCCGGCGGACGCCACAACGAGGCGCTGATCGTGAAGCCCGACTCGCCGGTCCGCACGCTCGCGGACCTGCGCGGCAAGCGCATCGCGTTGCAGAAGGGATCGAGTTCGAACTATCTGCTGCTCGAACTCGTGTCGAAGGCGGGGCTGCGCTACGAGGACATTCACCCGGTCTATCTCGCGCCCGCCGACGCGCGCGCCGCGTTCGAAAGCGGCAGCGTCGACGCGTGGGTGATATGGGATCCATACTATGCGGCCGCGCAGCAGGCGCTGCATGCGCGCACGGTCGCCGACTACACGTCGCTCGACACCGCGTTCAACTTCTACGAGGCGACGCGCGACTTCGCGCAGCAACAGCCGGCCGCGGTGAACGCGATCCTCGCGCAACTGCGCACGACCGGCCTCTGGGTCAACGCGCATCCGGCCGAAACGGCCGCGCTGCTCGCGCCGAAGGTCGGCCTCGACGCGGCGCTCGTCGAGACGTGGGTGCGCCGCGTGCCGTATGGCGCGACCACGATCGACGACGAAGTGATCCGCTCGCAGCAGAGCGTCGCCGATGCGTTTTATGGCGCGAAGCTGATTCCGCAGAAGCTCGTCGTGCGCGACGTCGTGTGGCACGACGCGGAAAACGGCGCGAAGGTCGCCGGGAAGTAA
- a CDS encoding GNAT family N-acetyltransferase — MHTADMPTAAPGLDTPLVVRDATPADFPAIAAIYAHHVLHSTASFEETPPDAAELLTRHAAVLDHGLPWIVAELDGRVAGYSYATPYRPRAAYRHTIEDSIYVDTTLRARGIGRTLLRALIERCESGPWRQMVAVIADPQGGSPALHRSVGFELVGTLRAVGFKHGQWRDTLLMQRMLGAGSTTLPDA, encoded by the coding sequence ATGCACACCGCCGACATGCCCACCGCCGCGCCCGGCCTCGACACGCCGCTCGTCGTCCGCGACGCGACGCCCGCCGACTTCCCGGCGATCGCCGCGATCTACGCGCATCACGTGCTGCACAGCACCGCATCGTTCGAGGAGACGCCGCCGGACGCCGCCGAACTGCTGACCCGCCACGCAGCGGTGCTTGACCACGGCCTGCCGTGGATCGTCGCGGAACTCGACGGCCGCGTCGCCGGCTATAGCTACGCGACGCCTTACCGGCCGCGCGCCGCGTACCGTCACACGATCGAGGATTCGATCTACGTGGACACGACGCTGCGCGCACGCGGCATCGGCCGCACGCTGCTGCGCGCGCTGATCGAACGCTGCGAGTCGGGTCCGTGGCGTCAGATGGTGGCGGTGATCGCGGACCCGCAAGGCGGTTCGCCCGCGTTGCATCGAAGCGTCGGCTTCGAACTCGTCGGCACGCTGCGCGCGGTCGGCTTCAAGCACGGCCAATGGCGCGACACGCTGCTGATGCAGCGCATGCTCGGCGCGGGGTCGACGACGCTGCCCGACGCGTGA